A genomic region of Brienomyrus brachyistius isolate T26 chromosome 6, BBRACH_0.4, whole genome shotgun sequence contains the following coding sequences:
- the LOC125745049 gene encoding class E basic helix-loop-helix protein 40-like, with protein sequence MERITSAQPPPCMVKHPSLEIPDIQGMDYPMYVYKSRRGIKRGEDSKETYKLPHRLIEKKRRDRINECIAQLKDLLPEHLKLTTLGHLEKAVVLELTLKHVKALTGLLEQQQQKIVALQNGMQIGEQSSPSTVNSEEMFRSGFHFCAKEILQYLANQEAGREVTSSHLISHLQKVASEVLQSSPSPHSEEPPQKGAEHRQNPTGMPPKGSEGHGQNCVPVIQRTYPQGSGELSGSDTDTDSGYGGELEKTDSKTERPGYYTKDCHLKYTLAERMAGTIKQEMEEPQAKRLRAESSEDESLSSGELIGVHSSYMGFSPHQPPLCMPFYLIPPSAAAYLPMLEKCWYPGAMPVLYPGLSGSPEKLPQSFAVSPQLGSPMTPQSPMDSPALLQALKQVPPLNMETKD encoded by the exons GATGGATTATCCAATGTATGTGTACAAATCTCGAAGGGGGATAAAACGCGGAGAGGATAGTAAG GAAACGTACAAGCTGCCCCATCGACTTATTGAGAAGAAAAGGCGTGACAGGATAAATGAATGCATTGCCCAACTGAAGGATTTATTACCAGAGCACCTTAAACTTACA ACTCTGGGGCACTTGGAGAAAGCTGTTGTTTTGGAGCTGACACTAAAGCATGTCAAAGCCCTAACTGGcctcctggagcagcagcaacagAAGATCGTTGCCCTGCAAAACGGCATGCAAATCG gTGAACAGTCCTCTCCCAGCACAGTGAACAGCGAGGAGATGTTTCGCTCTGGTTTCCACTTTTGTGCCAAGGAGATCCTACAATATCTGGCCAATCAGGAGGCTGGGAGGGAGGTGACATCTTCCCACCTGATCAGCCACCTGCAGAAGGTAGCGTCAGAGGTGCTGCAGAGTTCCCCCAGCCCCCACTCGGAAGAGCCCCCCCAGAAGGGGGCGGAGCACAGGCAGAATCCAACTGGGATGCCGCCAAAGGGCTCCGAGGGTCATGGACAGAATTGCGTTCCTGTCATCCAGAGGACTTACCCACAGGGCAGCGGCGAGCTGAGCGGCAGCGACACAGACACCGACAGCGGCTACGGGGGCGAGCTGGAGAAAACGGACTCTAAGACAGAGCGGCCCGGCTATTACACAAAGGACTGCCACCTGAAGTACACTCTGGCCGAACGGATGGCAGGCACCATTAAGCAGGAGATGGAAGAGCCCCAAGCTAAGCGGCTGAGGGCAGAGTCCTCCGAGGACGAGTCCCTCTCAAGCGGGGAGCTGATCGGCGTCCACAGCAGCTACATGGGCTTCTCTCCCCACCAGCCCCCTCTCTGCATGCCCTTCTACCTCATCCCACCCTCTGCTGCCGCGTATCTGCCCATGCTGGAGAAGTGCTGGTACCCCGGGGCCATGCCGGTCCTGTATCCCGGGCTCAGTGGCTCCCCAGAGAAACTACCGCAGTCGTTTGCGGTGTCTCCCCAGCTGGGGTCACCCATGACCCCACAATCTCCAATGGACTCCCCCGCCCTTCTGCAAGCGCTGAAGCAGGTCCCACCACTCAATATGGAAACCAAAGACTGA